From Phycodurus eques isolate BA_2022a chromosome 1, UOR_Pequ_1.1, whole genome shotgun sequence, one genomic window encodes:
- the ikzf4 gene encoding LOW QUALITY PROTEIN: zinc finger protein Eos (The sequence of the model RefSeq protein was modified relative to this genomic sequence to represent the inferred CDS: substituted 3 bases at 3 genomic stop codons) produces MQASGERMNADDCNGCSHALGNGEEVSTEQDFYSPNSQQSLTRCSFTANSIKVELCSGDKSPQPNNRGIGDDRVELMEEGSADHAGLEQKNLYGELATSKTASPGPIRLPSGKLQCDVCGIICIGPNVLMVHKRSHTGDETLXTVSAYEXKGHCVXRLLCHNVLFLGERPFQCNQCGASFTQKGNLLRHIKLHSGEKPFKCPICNYACRRRDALAGHLRTHADSSPLGGKPFKCIYCSRSYKQQSTLEDHFDQCHSFPKRQDQEAAVNTKTVQQDDQSLKMETMAKPTLDMPNEKPRFADRLAGSITKRKRSTPQRFLADKHIHLDLLEVPCDLSPGSEREGEHLNPQPVGDSTGLSGKNLKDSSSKRGNSALHPAFLSELNTIMNSTNSNVPPQGAPGGLSMVSLGLSGQEAGEGCEAHPSVHSHTTSPNGCPDSTDTESTAEDLSTRAAVHTRTSTNNQHLHYQTRAQPHSLSTTSLSQAKETDPEWDRVCPSPPTPVKRIAGSPLPSREKVQVLDRDGQPVRYFHCLHCRILFLDHVMFTIHMGCHGFHQPFECNICGYRSRDRYEFSSHMSRGEHLLS; encoded by the exons ATGCAGGCATCTGGTGAAAGAATGAATGCTGATGACTGCAATGGTTGCTCTCATGCATTAG GCAATGGTGAAGAGGTATCGACAGAGCAGGACTTTTACAGCCCTAATAGTCAACAGTCCTTGACCCGTTGCTCCTTTACGG CAAACTCCATCAAGGTGGAGCTGTGCAGTGGAGATAAATCACCGCAGCCAAACAACAGAGGAATTGGGGATGACAGAGTAGAGCTAATGGAAGAAGGGAGTGCAGACCATGCTGGGCTCGAACAAAAGAATCTTTACGGTGAGTTGGCCACTTCGAAAACTGCTTCGCCTGGACCCATCCGACTTCCGAGTGGAAAGCTCCAATGTGATGTGTGTGGGATCATCTGCATTGGACCTAATGTGCTGATGGTGCACAAGCGAAGCCATACAGGTGACGAGACCCTGTGAACGGTTAGCGCTTATGAATGAAAAGGGCATTGTGTTTGAAGGCTTTTATGCCACAATGTGTTGTTCTTAGGTGAGAGGCCTTTTCAGTGTAACCAATGTGGAGCTTCCTTCACGCAAAAGGGCAACTTGTTACGCCACATCAAGTTGCAttctggagagaaacctttcaaATGCCCCATTTGCAACTATGCTTGCCGGAGGAGGGACGCCCTAGCTGGACACCTACGGACACATGCAG attcttcACCACTGGGGGGAAAGCCTTTCAAGTGCATCTACTGTAGTCGTAGCTACAAACAACAGAGCACATTGGAGGATCATTTTGACCAATGCCACAGTTTTCCCAAGAGGCAGGACCAGGAGGCAGCAGTCAACACAAAGACAGTCCAACAGG ATGATCAGTCTCTAAAAATGGAGACAATGGCTAAACCGACGCTGGACATGCCAAATGAGAAACCACGTTTTGCAGATAGATTAGCTGGTAGCATTACCAAGCGCAAGAGGTCAACGCCACAGAGGTTTCTGG CAGACAAGCACATCCATCTTGACCTGCTTGAAGTCCCTTGTGATTTGTCGCCTGGTTCTGAGAGGGAAGGCGAGCATCTGAACCCCCAGCCAGTTGGTGACTCCACTGGTTTGAGTGGGAAAAACCTAAAAGACTCCAGCAGCAAACGTGGAAACAGTGCCCTCCATCCTGCCTTCTTGTCTGAGCTGAACACCATTATGAACTCCACTAACAGTAATGTACCTCCTCAAGGAGCCCCCGGTGGACTCTCAATGGTTTCTCTTGGCCTATCTGGTCAAGAAGCAGGTGAAGGATGTGAAGCTCACCCTTCAGTTCATAGCCACACAACCTCACCCAACGGATGTCCCGACTCTACAGACACCGAGAGCACAGCAGAAGACCTCAGCACAAGGGCTGCAGTCCACACACGTACCTCCACCAACAACCAGCATCTCCACTACCAAACCCGAGCGCAGCCCCACAGCCTTTCCACCACTAGTCTCAGCCAGGCCAAAGAGACGGACCCAGAATGGGACAGGGTGTGTCCTTCACCCCCCACACCAGTGAAGAGGATCGCTGGTTCACCGCTCCCCTCCAGGGAGAAAGTGCAGGTGTTGGACAGGGACGGCCAGCCCGTGCGCTATTTTCACTGCCTCCACTGCCGCATCCTCTTCCTGGATCACGTCATGTTCACCATTCACATGGGCTGTCATGGCTTTCACCAGCCCTTTGAGTGCAACATCTGTGGCTACCGCAGCCGGGACCGCTACGAGTTTTCCTCGCACATGAGTCGGGGAGAGCACCTGCTGTCCTAA
- the dnajc22 gene encoding dnaJ homolog subfamily C member 22, which translates to MVKSVMVAYALWAVGGLFGVHHLYLGRDSHALLWMLTLGGFGIGWIRELIRIPTYVGEANQDAEKERRRPSTIPPPPVNPVRFAGQMCVGIYFGTVALIGLSSLSFFYLLVLPLCVGAGVHLVSTVGQQTSDLQKTLTASLITSPIFYGSTLSPLPISLAASVTATQHRKYKKPQATGSPQELGPRLFRLSLAWLAFSAPLAYCVFHNTTTTMYYLSDCVTALLDFFWFLPWLRSALEYILLMPYRFLCALTGEGYYEEAWKKMLEILLKDYTEQEKEALKVLSLGAEASFEEITRGYRELAKTWHPDHNPSKNAEATFVKIHEAYDVLLRWHRPRRFR; encoded by the exons ATGGTCAAAAGTGTCATGGTAGCTTATGCCCTGTGGGCAGTGGGTGGCCTTTTTGGTGTTCACCATTTATATTTAGGGAGAGACAGTCATGCACTTTTATGGATGCTAACCCTGGGAGGTTTCGGCATAGGCTGGATCAGAGAGCTTATACGTATTCCAACATATGTGGGTGAAGCCAATCAAGATGCAGAGAAGGAGAGGAGAAGACCCTCCACCATCCCCCCCCCACCAGTAAACCCAGTTAGATTCGCTGGCCAGATGTGTGTTGGGATCTACTTTGGCACTGTGGCACTGATTGGACTGAGCTCCCTTAGTTTTTTCTACTTGCTTGTTCTTCCTTTATGTGTGGGTGCAGGGGTGCATCTGGTGTCCACTGTTGGCCAGCAGACCTCTGATCTCCAAAAAACGCTCACAGCTAGTCTCATAACTTCCCCCATATTCTACGGCAGCACTTTATCCCCTCTGCCAATTAGCCTGGCAGCCAGTGTCACTGCCACACAGCATCGCAAGTACAAGAAACCTCAGGCAACAGGCAGCCCACAGGAACTTG GTCCACGGCTTTTCAGATTGAGTCTCGCTTGGCTGGCTTTCTCTGCTCCATTGGCATATTGTGTTTTCCATAATACCACCACCACAATGTATTACCTGTCTGACTGTGTGACAGCActgctggattttttttggttccTCCCTTGGCTCAGAAGTGCGCTGGAGTACATTCTCTTAATGCCCTATCGCTTCTTGTGTGCCTTGACTGGAGAAGGCTATTATGAAGAGGCCTGGAAGAAAATGCTGGAAATACTCCTCAAAGACTatactgagcaggaaaaagaggCGCTGAAG gttttgtcacTGGGAGCAGAGGCCTCTTTTGAAGAGATAACTCGTGGCTATAGGGAGCTTGCCAAGACATGGCACCCCGACCACAACCCCAGCAAGAATGCTGAGGCGACGTTTGTTAAGATTCATGAGGCGTATGACGTTCTTCTACGGTGGCACAGGCCCCGCCGATTCAGATAA